A single Perognathus longimembris pacificus isolate PPM17 chromosome 17, ASM2315922v1, whole genome shotgun sequence DNA region contains:
- the LOC125365709 gene encoding LOW QUALITY PROTEIN: high mobility group protein B3-like (The sequence of the model RefSeq protein was modified relative to this genomic sequence to represent the inferred CDS: deleted 1 base in 1 codon) — MGIGDPKQPKGKMSAYAFFVQTCREEHKKKNPEVPVNFAEFSKKCTERWKTMSGKEKSKFDEMAKVDKVCYDREMKDYGPAKGGKKKKDPNAPKRPPSGFFLFCSEFRPKIKSTNPGISIGDVAKKLGEMRNNLSDNEKQPYITKAAKLKEKYEKDVADYKSKGKFDGAKGPTKVARKKVEDEDEEEEEEEEEEEDE, encoded by the exons ATGGGTATAGGTGACCCCAAACAACCAAAGGGCAAGATGTCTGCATATGCCTTCTTCGTGCAGACATGCAGGGAagagcataag aaaaaaaacccggAGGTTCCTGTCAATTTTGCGGAATTTTCCAAGAAGTGCACAGAGAGATGGAAGACAATGTCTGGGAAGGAGAA atctAAATTTGATGAGATGGCAAAAGTAGATAAAGTTTGCTATGATCGGGAGATGAAGGATTACGGACCCGCTAAGGgaggcaaaaagaagaaggaccCCAATGCCCCCAAAAGACCACcgtctggatttttccttttctgctcgGAATTTCGCCCTAAGATCAAGTCTACAAATCCTGGAATCTCTATTGGCGATGTGGCCAAGAAATTGGGTGAGATGCGGAACAACTTAAGTGACAATGAGAAACAGCCATACATCACCAAGGCTGCGAAGCTGAAAGAGAAGTATGAGAAGGATGTTGCTGATTATAAGTCTAAAGGGAAATTTGATGGTGCCAAAGGCCCTACTAAAGTTGCCCGGAAAAAGgtggaagatgaagatgaagaagaggaagaggaggaggaagaggaggaggatgaataa